The DNA sequence GTCTCTTGGGAGAGGTCGGTCTGGTAGGCGAGATAAGGCCGGTCGGCCGGACCGGACAGAGGCTAAGGGAGGCTGCCCGGCTGGGATTCAGAAGCGCCGTGGTCAGCGCCAGGGAGAAGGAGGAAGCCCCTAGGGGGATGGATGTGATGGCGGTCAGGTCTCTGGCTGAGGCCATGGCCCGATTAGGGCTGAACTAGCGATAAGTCGATTTTGTAGGTATAATCGGCGAGTTCAGATAGAACCTGGAGGAGGACGAACTGGCTATGGATTACGATTTTCGATCCATCGAGAGCAAATGGCAGGCCTATTGGGAGGAGAACAAGACCTTCAAGGCCGAGGAGGACCCCGCGATTCCCCGGGATAAGCGTCGTTATGTACTGGATATGTTTCCCTATCCCTCCGGGGCGGGGCTACACGTCGGCCATCCCGAGGGCTACACAGCCACGGATATATACTGTCGTTTCCTGAGGATGAAGGGCTACGCCGTTTTGCATCCCATGGGATTCGATTCTTTCGGCCTTCCGGCGGAGAACTACGCCATAAAGACCGGAACCCACCCGGTCGTGACGACCGAGAGGAACATAGAGCGCTTCAGAGAGCAGATAAAGTCGTTGGGATTCTCCTACGACTGGGACAGGGAGGTCTCCACCCACAAGTCGGATTACTACCGCTGGACTCAGTGGATATTCCTGAAGCTTTTCGAAAAGGGGCTGGCCTACGAGGCTGAGACCCCGATCAACTGGTGTCCCTCCTGTCAGACCGGTCTTGCCAACGAGGAGGTAAAGGAGGGGCGATGCGAGAGATGCGGAGCCCAGGTTGAGAGGCGAAACCTGAGGCAGTGGATCCTCAGGATAACAGCCTATGCCGAGAGGCTTCTCCAGGATATCGACAAGGTGGAGTGGCCCGAGGCCATCAAGGCCATGCAGAGAAACTGGATCGGAAAGAGTACCGGCGCCAATGTATCCTTCCCTCTGGAGGACGGAAAGGGCGAGCTGGTAGTCTACACGACCAGGCCCGACACGCTTTTCGGTGCTACCTATATGGTGTTGGCTCCGGAGCATCCTTTGGTGGCAGAGATAACCACCGAAGAACATAGAGGTGCGGTGGAGGACTACATCCGTCAGGCCTCCCTGAAGTCCGATCTTGAGCGTACCGAGCTCAGCAAGGACAAAACCGGCGTCTTCACCGGAGGGTACGCCGTAAACCCGGTGAACGGCAAGAAGATCCCCGTGTGGATATCGGACTATATCCTCATCTCCTACGGCACCGGGGCCATAATGGCCGTTCCCGCCCACGATCAGAGGGACTGGGAGTTCGCCGTCAAGTTCGACCTGCCTATAGTCGAGGTGCTTCAGGGAGGGGATGTCTCCGTCGAGGCCTACACCGGGGACGGACTGCACGTAAACTCCGATTTCCTGGACGGCATGGGCAAGGAAGAGGCCATCTCGTCCATGAGATCCTGGCTTGAGGATAAGGGGCGCGGCGAGAAGACGACGAACTATAAGCTGAGAGACTGGGTCTTCTCCAGACAGCGTTACTGGGGAGAGCCCATTCCCCTGGTTCACTGCGAGAAGTGCGGGGTTGTGCCGGTGCCGGAGGATCAGCTGCCTCTGGTGCTTCCCGAGGTGGAGAGCTACGCTCCTACCGGGACTGGCGAGTCTCCTCTGGCCGCTATAGACTCCTGGGTGAACACGACCTGTCCCTGCTGCGGAGGGCCTGCCAAGAGGGAGACCAACACCATGCCCCAGTGGGCCGGCTCCTGCTGGTATTACCTTCGCTATCTCGACCCGGACAACGAGTCCGAGTTCGTGGGGCGGGACAAGGTGGATTACTGGATGCCGGTGGACCTCTATGTCGGAGGAGCGGAGCACGCTGTTCTCCATCTGCTCTACGCTCGCTTCTGGCACAAGGTTCTCTTCGATCTCGGGGTGGTTAACACCGATGAGCCTTTCCAGAGGCTGGTCAACCAGGGGATGATAACCTCCTTCGCCTATCAGAGAAAGGACAAGTCTCTGGTGCCGACCGACGAGGTCGAGGAGACCGGTCCGGACACTTTCGTGGAGAAGGATACCGGCGAGCCACTCGAGAGGGTCGTGGCCAAGATGTCCAAGTCCCTGAAGAACGTCATCAATCCGGACGACATAATAGAGAACTACGGAGCCGATTC is a window from the Dethiosulfovibrio russensis genome containing:
- the leuS gene encoding leucine--tRNA ligase — encoded protein: MDYDFRSIESKWQAYWEENKTFKAEEDPAIPRDKRRYVLDMFPYPSGAGLHVGHPEGYTATDIYCRFLRMKGYAVLHPMGFDSFGLPAENYAIKTGTHPVVTTERNIERFREQIKSLGFSYDWDREVSTHKSDYYRWTQWIFLKLFEKGLAYEAETPINWCPSCQTGLANEEVKEGRCERCGAQVERRNLRQWILRITAYAERLLQDIDKVEWPEAIKAMQRNWIGKSTGANVSFPLEDGKGELVVYTTRPDTLFGATYMVLAPEHPLVAEITTEEHRGAVEDYIRQASLKSDLERTELSKDKTGVFTGGYAVNPVNGKKIPVWISDYILISYGTGAIMAVPAHDQRDWEFAVKFDLPIVEVLQGGDVSVEAYTGDGLHVNSDFLDGMGKEEAISSMRSWLEDKGRGEKTTNYKLRDWVFSRQRYWGEPIPLVHCEKCGVVPVPEDQLPLVLPEVESYAPTGTGESPLAAIDSWVNTTCPCCGGPAKRETNTMPQWAGSCWYYLRYLDPDNESEFVGRDKVDYWMPVDLYVGGAEHAVLHLLYARFWHKVLFDLGVVNTDEPFQRLVNQGMITSFAYQRKDKSLVPTDEVEETGPDTFVEKDTGEPLERVVAKMSKSLKNVINPDDIIENYGADSMRMYEMFMGPLQMSKPWSTQGLIGVHRFLDRLWRLMDRPLVDDEPPVELTRVLHQTIAKVSSDTDSLNFNTAIAQMMVFVNECFKAEAAYRSLMEPFVLCLCPYAPHMAEELWERLGHKPCASLQPWPSYDPELVKEPEITVAIQVNGKVREKIQVSSDVSEDELRKAAMEHPGIVGRIEGKSVVKVIVVPGRLVNVVVK